The genomic segment AACCCGGGCACGTGCTGGGAGGCCCCGAAGCTGCTCGCCGGGTAGGGACCCATGTACAGGGAGCGGGTGGGGACGGGGAACGAGTCCCGCAGCCCCTTGGCCAGCGTGGATTTGCCGGCCCCGTCCAGTCCGAGGAGGGTGACGCTGATGCCAGGACGGCCTCCGGTCGTCGTCCCGCGGTGACGGCGGGCGCGTCGAAGCAGGATGCTGCTCGACGCCGCGACGAGATGTCGCCGCAGCCAGCGCGCTCGGAGCTGGCGGCCCAGCGTCGCGAGGACGGGCCATTCCGCCCTTCGGACATGACCGAGGATCCGGGCTGGGCTCCAGCCGGACGGCAGGTACGGCGCGATCACCCCGGCGATCGGCCCACCACCGTCGGCCTCGACGACGAGCTCGAGCAGCCGCTCCGCGTCCTGCGGCGGTACGCTCCGGCGGTCGAGCAGACGGTGGAGCAGGAGGTACCAGAACGCGTCGTCGGGAGCGAGCAGGTAGACCGCTCCGACCCGCCGGCGCCGGGTCAGGCAGCCTGCGGCCGCTACCGTCGGGAGGCTCTGGGACGGGAAGGACAGTTCGGAGACGAGGCTCAGCATGGACCAACTGTCCTCGCGCGGCTCGTATGCCAGGAAGTGCCGCGCCCGGTCACGTCCGGTGGGCATGGCGGCGTAGCCCAGGGACGAGAGCGCGGAGCGGGCGCGGCGCAGATGTGGAGGGGACACGAGCAGCGCCATGGCATGCTCGGATTGGCACGGGTCCCGCTCCCCACCGAGGAGGCACCAATCCACCGCTGCGTCGTCGAGGGCGCGCAACGCCGCCTCGGCCAGCGGACCGGGGCGCGACGCGGTCGCGAAGCTCTTTGCATGGCTGTCGGACATATCCTAGACTGCACCCTACCATGCGGCGCGGCGCAGGTTCGTCCCTAGGTTCGTCCCATGGTGATCGGGGGGGTCGTAACCTCTCTACTGGTCCGGACCGGTCCAACGGCAATTAGCTGCAGCTCTCTTTTCCAGGCGAGAGGGTATATTGATGCGTGTTCTGTTGTGTGCGCTCGAAGCGCCTCTTCCCCCGCTCAACAACGGGCAGCGGCTCGTGGTCGGAGCCTTGCTGCGGCACTTGCGCGAGCGGCACGACGTGCGTGTCCTCGCCTACCGCGCCTCCGATCAAGTTGTCGAACGCGACGGGACGCCGATGCGGTTGTTGTCGCACCCCGTTCCCACCTCACCATTCCCTCGACGCCTCAGCCGGGCTGCCGCGTTCGCCTCTGGCATGCTGCACGACCGTCCGCAGCGAGTGGACGCCCTTTCGGAACGGTTGCGCCGGCCCCTCCAGGAAGAGCTGGAACGGTTCCAGCCCGACGTCGTCCACGTCTGCTGGGGGATGCTCGCCCCATTGGGGCGGGATCTCGCCGGCCGGGCGACCGTCCTCGGTCTCCTGAACGCCTGGCATCTCGACATGGAGGCACAGGCGGAGGCTGCCACCGGTCTCTACCGGCGTCTCTACCATGGCGTGGTCCAACGCGTCCGCCGCTTCGAAGCCACCGAGTACCGCTCGTTCGGTCGTGTCGTCGTCGTCACGCAGGAGGATTGTGACGCAATTGTTGCCCTGGATCCAAAGGTTCGGGCGGCGGTCATCCCAAACGGGGTCGACATTGAGTTCTACGGCGCGGCGGTCCCG from the Actinomycetes bacterium genome contains:
- a CDS encoding glycosyltransferase, whose protein sequence is MRVLLCALEAPLPPLNNGQRLVVGALLRHLRERHDVRVLAYRASDQVVERDGTPMRLLSHPVPTSPFPRRLSRAAAFASGMLHDRPQRVDALSERLRRPLQEELERFQPDVVHVCWGMLAPLGRDLAGRATVLGLLNAWHLDMEAQAEAATGLYRRLYHGVVQRVRRFEATEYRSFGRVVVVTQEDCDAIVALDPKVRAAVIPNGVDIEFYGAAVPTVRDPDRIVFHGVMDYPPNINAAEFLARQVMPRVRAIRPQAKLALVGRAPTARIRALARQPGVEVTGEVPDLRPWLQGSRVGICPMLIGTGIKNKLLEAMASGLPCVATTLSVRGLQAADGRELFVADDAEALAAHLVRLLDDDALAASIGAAGRAYVRAHHGWDRAVQSYEAVYQEVRAATPAST